A genomic segment from Nematostella vectensis chromosome 6, jaNemVect1.1, whole genome shotgun sequence encodes:
- the LOC5508592 gene encoding polycomb group RING finger protein 3 gives MERTMSMNQVNEHITCKLCNGYLIDATTIIECLHTFCRSCIVKYLHENNHCPTCNVFLHHSHPMNYISADRTMQEIVFKLVPGLQEWELQRQKEFEVAMFMYRTGEQQSVYNNARKKESRTDANRPSPCSSGSTTPTGEVQDYHRNDEQVAICMECYRSSSGSHLLKPLQRKYLRLSSQATVQHLKKFIAKKLSLKAFTEVDILCNDEILGKDHTLKFITVTRWRFKKSPLLLHYRPSLNLY, from the exons ATGGAGCGAACTATGAGCATGAATCAAGTAAACGAACACATCACGTGTAAACTGTGTAACGGGTACCTCATAGACGCTACGACAATCATCGAATGTCTACATACAT TTTGTCGAAGCTGCATCGTTAAATATCTACACGAAAATAACCATTGCCCAACGTGTAACGTCTTCCTTCACCATAGCCACCCTATGAATTACATCAG CGCTGATAGGACGATGCAGGAAATTGTATTTAAGTTAGTACCAGGCCTACAAGAGT GGGAACTCCAAAGGCAGAAAGAATTCGAGGTAGCAATGTTCATGTACCGAACTGGAGAACAACAGAGTGTGTATAATAACGCCAGGAAGAAAGAAAGCAGAACGGACG CAAATCGCCCCAGTCCGTGTTCATCCGGCTCTACGACGCCGACTGGTGAAGTACAAGACTATCACCGTAACGACGAGCAAGTCGCTATATGTATGGAATGCTACAG GTCATCAAGCGGAAGTCATCTATTGAAG CCGTTACAACGAAAATATCTTCGACTCTCATCCCAAGCCACCGTACAACATCTAAAGAAGTTCATCGCAAAGAAATTATCACTCAAAGCATTCACTGAA GTCGATATCTTATGCAATGACGAAATACTCGGCAAGGACCATACGCTCAAATTTATAACAGTCACGAGATGGCGATTCAAG aagtCACCGTTACTTCTACACTACAGACCAAGCCTAAATCTGTACTAA
- the LOC5508588 gene encoding polycomb group RING finger protein 1 isoform X1, which translates to MDDIEVQVKIRDVNPHIVCSLCAGYFVEATTVTECLHTFCKSCIVKYLQSSKCCPTCNLQIHETQPLLNLQLDRTMQDVVHKVVPGIEEDEERRKREFYDLRGLPVERPAMLIHALEQDHGEKPQHIKRDFSEHKNSYRDDELVSLCIERYGSDEDEENSDHDNSMEGDSKNHPVCKSSIVHLLAFRLDHFVFLQASQSCPLYKSTQGLKDSFQEVFKVFRAHAHSEPSEISQHQTQTPCHSEGGSLVQQSRYFAMPDHEVCMDHGVDRQGSPHGTAIPYNRVQLILTRS; encoded by the exons ATGGATGATATAGAG GTTCAAGTCAAGATACGTGATGTGAATCCACACATTGTGTGTAGCCTTTGTGCAGGGTATTTTGTTGAAGCTACAACAGTAACAGAATGTCTCCACACAT TTTGCAAGAGCTGCATAGTGAAATACCTACAATCAAGCAAGTGCTGTCCAACATGCAACCTACAAATCCATGAAACACAGCCACTGCTTAACCTGCA ACTAGACAGAACTATGCAAGATGTAGTGCACAAAGTTGTTCCAGGGATTGAGGAAG ATGAGGAAAGAAGGAAACGCGAGTTCTATGACTTACGAGGACTGCCTGTTGAGAGGCCAGCTATGCTCATACATG CACTTGAACAAGATCATGGTGAGAAGCCACAACACATAAAAAGAGATTTCTCAGAGCACAAGAACTCTTACCGTGATGATGAGCTGGTATCACTCTGCATTGAGAGATATGG CtctgatgaagatgaagaaaatTCAGACCATGACAACAGCATGGAGGGAGACTCTAAGAATCATCCAGTCTGCAAG AGTTCTATAGTACATCTTTTGGCTTTTCGTTTGGATCACTTTGTCTTTCTACAAGCAAGTCAATCATGTCCTttgtataaatcaacacaaggtttaaAAG ACTCTTTCCAAGAAGTATTTAAGGTGTTccgtgcgcatgcgcattcTGAACCTTCAGAGATATCTCAACACCAAACTCAAACTCCCTGTCACTCAGAAG GTGGAAGTCTTGTGCAACAATCACGTTATTTTGCCATGCCGGACCATGAAGTTTGTATGGATCACGGAGTGGATCGACAAG GAAGCCCCCATGGTACTGCAATACCGTATAACCGAGTACAGTTAATACTTACAAGATCGTGA
- the LOC5508588 gene encoding polycomb group RING finger protein 1 isoform X2: MDDIEVQVKIRDVNPHIVCSLCAGYFVEATTVTECLHTFCKSCIVKYLQSSKCCPTCNLQIHETQPLLNLQLDRTMQDVVHKVVPGIEEDEERRKREFYDLRGLPVERPAMLIHALEQDHGEKPQHIKRDFSEHKNSYRDDELVSLCIERYGSDEDEENSDHDNSMEGDSKNHPVCKTLSKKYLRCSVRMRILNLQRYLNTKLKLPVTQKVEVLCNNHVILPCRTMKFVWITEWIDKEAPMVLQYRITEYS; this comes from the exons ATGGATGATATAGAG GTTCAAGTCAAGATACGTGATGTGAATCCACACATTGTGTGTAGCCTTTGTGCAGGGTATTTTGTTGAAGCTACAACAGTAACAGAATGTCTCCACACAT TTTGCAAGAGCTGCATAGTGAAATACCTACAATCAAGCAAGTGCTGTCCAACATGCAACCTACAAATCCATGAAACACAGCCACTGCTTAACCTGCA ACTAGACAGAACTATGCAAGATGTAGTGCACAAAGTTGTTCCAGGGATTGAGGAAG ATGAGGAAAGAAGGAAACGCGAGTTCTATGACTTACGAGGACTGCCTGTTGAGAGGCCAGCTATGCTCATACATG CACTTGAACAAGATCATGGTGAGAAGCCACAACACATAAAAAGAGATTTCTCAGAGCACAAGAACTCTTACCGTGATGATGAGCTGGTATCACTCTGCATTGAGAGATATGG CtctgatgaagatgaagaaaatTCAGACCATGACAACAGCATGGAGGGAGACTCTAAGAATCATCCAGTCTGCAAG ACTCTTTCCAAGAAGTATTTAAGGTGTTccgtgcgcatgcgcattcTGAACCTTCAGAGATATCTCAACACCAAACTCAAACTCCCTGTCACTCAGAAG GTGGAAGTCTTGTGCAACAATCACGTTATTTTGCCATGCCGGACCATGAAGTTTGTATGGATCACGGAGTGGATCGACAAG GAAGCCCCCATGGTACTGCAATACCGTATAACCGAGTACAGTTAA